The DNA segment CCACATCGGTGCTCACCAACTGGCGACGGGAGGCGGAATCGTTCACCCCAGAGTTGAAGGTCACCGAGCATTACGGCCCGCGCCGGCCCTCCACACCCGCCGAACTCAAGAAAGCGTTGAAGGAAGTGGATCTGGTGCTCACCAGCTACGGGTTGCTGCAGCGGGACAGCGAACTGCTGGAAACCCAGGACTGGCAGGGGGTGGTGATTGACGAAGCCCAGGCAATCAAGAACCCCGGCGCCAAACAGAGCCAGGCCGCCCGGGATCTGGCCCGCCCTGGCCGCAGCAAGAGCAACCGCTTCCGCATCGCCCTCACCGGCACCCCGGTGGAGAACCGGGTGAGCGAACTGTGGGCCTTGATGGACTTCCTCAACCCCAAGGTGCTCGGGGAAGAGGACTTCTTCCGTCAGCGTTACCGGATGCCAATCGAGCGGTACGGCGACATGTCGTCCCTGCGGGACCTGAAAGGCCGCGTGGGTCCATTCATCCTGCGCCGGCTGAAAACCGACAAAACGATCATTTCCGACCTGCCGGAAAAGGTGGAACTGAGCGAATGGGTGGGGTTGAGCAAGGAGCAGAAATCCCTGTACAGCAAGACCGTGGAAGACACCCTCGATGCCATTGCACGGGCGCCGCGCGGGCAGCGCCACGGGCAGGTGCTGGCCCTGCTCACCAGGTTGAAACAGATCTGCAACCATCCCGCCCTGGCCCTGAGCGAAGGGGCCGTGGACGATGGCTTCCTGGGCCGTTCGGCCAAGCTGCAGCGGCTGGAGGAAATCCTCGATGAAGTGATCGAGGCGGGCGATCGGGCCCTGCTGTTCACCCAGTTCGCCGAATGGGGGCATCTGCTGCAGGCCTGGATGCAGCAACGCTGGAAATCAGAGGTGCCCTTCCTGCACGGCGGCACCCGCAAGAGCGAGCGCCAGGCGATGGTGGATCGCTTCCAGGAGGATCCCCGCGGTCCGCAACTGTTCCTGCTCTCGTTGAAAGCAGGTGGTGTGGGCCTTAACCTCACGCGGGCCAGCCACGTGTTCCACATCGACCGTTGGTGGAACCCGGCCGTGGAAAACCAGGCCACCGACCGGGCCTACCGGATCGGCCAGACCAACCGGGTGATGGTGCACAAATTCATCACCAGCGGCTCGGTGGAGGAAAAGATCGATCGCATGATCCGCGAAAAATCACGCCTGGCTGAGGATGTGATCGGCTCCGGCGAGGATTGGCTGGGAAGCCTCGGTGGAGATCAACTGCGCGATCTCGTCGCCTTGGAGGACACCTGACCATGACCCTCAGCAACGGCAACAACAACGGCATCACCGCCATCGGCGACGACGGCCTGGGCCAACAGCCCTGGTGGGTCGAGCAGTGGATGGAGCTGATCAACGGCTACCGCTTCAAGAAACGGCTGGAGCGGGCCTGGGGCTACGCCCGCGAAGGCCATGTGACCTCGATCCGCTTCGAAGGCCGCCGCGTGCATGCCCGCGTCCAGGGCACCGATGAAGCGCCCTACAAGGTGAAGCTGTGGCTGGACGTGCTCAACGATGAGGACTGGGGCTATGTGCTGGAAGCGCTGACCCAGAAAGCCCGCTGGTCGGCCCAGCTGCTAGCCGGGATCATGCCCTCCGACATCGAACGGGCCTTCGCCGCCAGCGGCAAGCGCCTGTTCCCGTTCAAGTTGCAGGAGGTGCGCAGCGAGTGCAGCTGCCCGGACAAGGCCAACCCCTGCAAACACATCAGCGCGGTGTATTTCCTGATGGGGGATCGCTTCAGTGAAGACCCCTTCGTGCTGTTCCAACTGCGGGGACGCAACCGGGCCCGGCTGCTGGAAGATCTGGCGGAACACCGTCGCAAGGCCCTGGCCGAGCGGGCGGCGGCGGCCAAGGAAGAGAACAAAGTCAGCAGATCTGAAGAGGCAACACCACTGCCGCCCCATGCGGCGGTGCAGGACCCGGCCCTGTGGTGGCGCTACAACCGCAGCCTCGATGGCGACCTGGTGGTGATCACCCCAGCCATGGAGGGCGACACGGGCCTCGATGCCGCCGGAGAGCTGCCGCTGGCGGAGGACCCCCGCTTCGCCGATGCGCGCAGCACCTTCCTCAGCAATCTCAAGGCCCACGGCCAGGCCAGTGCCCAGAAGGCGATGCTGCAGGCCATGGCAGCCGGCGGCTGACGCGGAGGGGGCCATGGCCAGCGAAGCCGCCTGGCTCACCACCGACAAACAAGAACTTACCGGAGTGCTGCTGGAATCGCATCAACGGGCCTTCAGCAGGCCGCTGATCGCCACCCACCAACCGGGTCACTCAAAGCGGCTGATCTGCCAGAACCTTTTCGCCTGCGGCTTTCCGGTGCTGGCCCATGGCACGGAGCAGGATCCCGAGCTCAGTTACGCCAACGCTGCGGCCCTGCAGCTGTGGGAAACCCGCTGGGATGAGCTGATCGGCATGCCCTCACGGCTCACCGCACCGGAGACCGAACGGGCGGAACGCAGCAGCGCCCTGGGCCAGGCCAAACGCCTCGATGCAGTGCAGAACTATCGCGGCATTCGCATCAGCCGCAAAGGACGGCGATTCATGATCAACAAGGCCCGGATCTGGACCCTCTGGGATGCAGAAGAACAGGTCTGCGGCCAGGCGGCCTGCTTCAGCGACTGGTGGTGGCTTTAAGGAGATTCGGTTTCAACACCATCCCTGTGGTGCCAGCCGAACCTGGTGGTAGAGACCGAATCCAAACGGACGGTTCTCATCCTTCTGGTTCTCATCCAACCGGCGCAGATTGTGATGGCGGGCGATCAACCCAGTCCGCAGATGTTCATTCTTCGGAGCCATCATCATGCTGACCCTTCGCCAATCCCCCTTCGATCTGTTCGAGCGACTCGAGCAGCAATTGGCCACCGCTGAGCGCGTTCCCAACGCCGAAATCCGCGAGACCGAAACCGGCTACACCGTGCGGCTGGAACTGCCCGGGGTGGACCGCGACTCGATCGACGTCAAGGCCACCGATCGCAACCTGGTGATCAGCGCCGAACGCCCAGCAACAGAAAGCGATGACACCAACGCACTCCTGCTGAGCGAATTCCGCAGCGGCACCTGGAGCCGCAGCTTCCGTTTCCCCCACAGCCTCGATCGCGACCAGCTCAAGGCCAGCTATCGGGACGGCGTTCTTGAAATCAACGCCGGCAAAGCTGTGGAGCACACCAGTGTTTCCGTGAAAATCGACAGCTGATCAGCCTTCAGTTGAACAAGCCCAACACAACAAGAAGAGAAGAACGGAAGCCCAATCCCTGCCCATGGCAGGGGTTTTTTGTTGCAGCCGAGGGCTGGGAGTCAGCCGCCAAGGCCCAGAAAGAAGCGACCGATGAACAGCAGGCTGAAACCACTGAGAAACACCAGGCCAAACCAGCAGAAGGCCTGGGTGAGCCGCCCGTAACGATGCTCCACCGGGACCAAGGAGCTGTTGATCGTATCCATCGCCATCCAGGCGAATAGAGGAGCGGTGAGGAAACTGCCGGTCATCGCCCCGAAGACGAAATCCTTCACACCGATCCCACCGGTCTTGGCCACCACCAGCGCCAGGACAGCGGCCAGGAAATGCACGATCACCCAGATGTCGAAGCGACGCTGCATCGGCCCCGGGGCTGAATCACCCGTGTCGTGATGACGCAGCAGACCCTGAATCGCCGCAATGCTGCGGGGATAGGCATCGAGGCAGGTGAGGGTGGTGCTGAACATGGCGGAAAAAGCCGCCGGGATGATCACCCAGGCCGCCCAACCACCCATGGCGGCGGTGTAGAGCTTGATCAGCTTCTGGGCGAAGGAGACGCCACTGCCGGCCAGCATTCCGTCACCACTGCCGTACATCGTGTAAGCGCCCAGGATCACAAAGAACATGGCCGTCACGACGGTGACGCCATAGCCGAGGTTGAAATCAAATTCGGCCTCCTTCGGCGTTGCGGTGTGCTCGGTGTCACGTGCACGGGAGAACATCCACAACGACGGCCACACGCACATCTCCACCGGTCCGGGCATCCAGCCCATCAGGGGAATCAGGAAGGCCAGGTTGGCCCAAGTCCAGGGACTGGGATCGGTGCTGACCCAGCTCGCCGCCACATCCCCGACAGGGCCCCGGATCAGCAGCGATGCGGCTGCGATCCCCGTGAGCAGGGTGAGCAGCACCACCAACAGCTTGGAGAGACGGTCGAGTGCTCGGTAGTGCCCCAGCAGCAGCACCAGGCCACTCACCACCAGCACGGCGATGGACAGTCCATAGGTGTCCAGTCCCGCCAGCAAGGGAACGTTGGTGAGCAGCAGTCCCGCCACAAAACTCACCGCCGCGATGGTGAAGGTGCCCGTCACCAGGCTCACCACCAGATACAGCGGTAGGTAAAGGGGATTACGTTTCTGGAAACCCTCCAGCAGTGACAGTCCGGTGGCTGCTGTGAAGCGGGTGCCCACGCGCAGGAACGGGTACTTGATCAGGTTGGTGAGCAGGATCAGACCCACCAGTGCAAAGCCGAATCGGGCTCCCGCCGTGGTGGACGACATCAAGTAGGATCCACCGATGCAGGCACCGGCCAAGAGGATTCCGGGTCCAATGCTGCGTCGCAGCGTCGATGACGCCATCACAAGGTTGCGGTTGATACCAGTCTCCGCCGCCTCGGCCCGCTGAATCTCCGTAAAGTCGACATCCGTCACGGTCGGTTTCATGGTCGTTGCTCCCGCTGCTCCGAAGCTGTCGCTGCAGTGCGAGGCCATCGCCGCCGACACCACCACGATTCGCTCCCTCGACTGGGACCGCAGCCGCTTCGACATCGAATTCGGCCTGCGCAACGGCACCACCTACAACGCCTTCCTGGTTCGGGGAGAACGCACCGCCCTGATCGACACCAGCCACGCCAAGTTCCGCGACACCTGGATCCCCCTGCTCAAGGAGCAGATCGATCCAACCGCGATCGATGTGTTGATCGTGAGCCACACCGAACCCGACCACTCCGGCTTGATCGGTGACCTGATCGATCTCAATCCCGAGATCGAAATCGTGGGCTCGAAGGTGGCGCTGCAGTTCCTCAAGGACCAGGTGCACCGACCGTTCAAATCCCGTGCGGTGAAGTCCGGCGAGGAGTTGGATCTCGGCACCAATCCCGAGAGCGGCATCCAGCACCGCTTCGAATTCCTCAGTGCTCCAAACCTGCACTGGCCGGACACGATCTTTTCCTTCGATCACGGCACGGGGATCCTCTACACCTGCGATGCCTTCGGCCTGCACTACTGCTCTGACGACGTCTTCGACGCCGACCCCGGTGCCATCGCCCCTGATTTCCGCTTCTATTACGACTGTCTGATGGGCCCCAATGCCCGCAGCGTGCTGCAGGCCCTGAAGCGCATGGATGGCCTGCCGAAGATCAACACCATCGCGGTGGGACACGGGCCGCTGTTGCGGCATCACCTCAGCCACTGGATCAGCGACTACCGCGAGTGGAGCGGCCAGCGCAGCAAGGGCGAAAGCTATGCCGCTGTTTGCTATCTGAGCCAGTACGGCTTCTCCGATCGGATCAGCCAGGCCATTGCCCATGGCATCGGCAAGGCGGATGCCCAGGTGCAGCTGGTGGACCTGCGGGCCACCGACCCCCAGGAACTCACCGCCCTGATCGGCGATGCCAAAGCTGTTGTGGTGCCGACCTGGCCCGCGGAACCTGAGCCAGATCTGCAGACCTCCATCGGAACCCTGCTGGCGGCCCTGCATCCCAAGCAGCTGGTGGGGGTGTACGACGCCTTCGGTGGCAATGACGAACCGATCGACGCCGTCGCCGACCAACTGCGCAGCCAGGGACAGAAGCAAGCCTTCAGCCCGCTGCGCATCAAACAGCTGCCCCAGGGCAGCGATTACCAACGCTGTGAGGAGTCCGGCACCGACCTCGGCCAGCTCCTGACCAAGGAAAAGACGATCGCAGCAATGAAGAGCCTCGATGGCGACCTCGACAAAGCCCTGGGTCGCATCAGCGGAGGCCTCTACGTGGTGACCGCCAGCCAGGGGGAGGGCGAGTCGCAACGCCGCAGCGCCATGGTGGCCAGCTGGGTGAGCCAAGCCAGCTTCACCCCCCCGGGCCTCACCATTGCCGTCGCCAAAGATCGCGCGATCGAAACCTTGATGCAGGTGGGTGACCGCTTCGTGCTGAACGTTCTACGGCAAGACAACCATCAGCAACTGATGCGCCATTTCCTCAAGCGGTTCCCCCCCGGTGCCGATCGTTTTGCTGGTGTGAACGTGCTGGAGGGAACCGCCGATGGCGGCCCGGTTCTTGCTGATGCGTTGGCATTTCTGGGCTGCCGGGTGGAGCAACGGATGGAGGGCTCCGACCACTGGATCATCTATGCCGTGGTGGAGCAGGGCAACGTGGCCGATGCCGAGGCCAGCACTGCGGTGCATCACCGCAAAGTGGGCAACCACTACTGAGCCTGCAGCTGATCCAGTGCATCCAGCAGGTTGCTCAGCATGGCGCGCACATGCTGACTCCTCCGCCATTCACGGCGGTTGAGCCACGGATCTGAGCAGCGCCGCCACCAACTCTGATCCGCTGGCTGGCAGTGGCCAACCCTTCGGTGATGGGGCGCGAGAAACACCGCTGCCGCCAAAAGATTGGTGCCGAATCCCAGCACATGCCAAGGTTCACTCCCTGCATCAGACCATCCACGCAACAACCGCACCTCCAGAGGTTCATTGGCGGGGAGCAGCTCCCAGGATCTGCCAGGCCGCAGCGAAGCCAACAGCCGTTCGATCAAGGCGTGGTGTGTTTCGTTCTTGGGGTGGGCTTGCACCCGCATTGGCACATCAGCGGGCAACGGTCGTAATGCAGCACAGACGGCGCGCCTGAAATAGGCCCGGTTCTCGATCCCTGGCGTCCAGCGCCAGCCAAACGATCGACCCAAAAGCCGCAAGCGGACGCGCCATTTGGGCACTCTCAAATAGGGCAGGCAGAGCAGCACACCCTTGGACTGCTGCCCACGGATCGCTTCGCTGTC comes from the Synechococcus sp. A15-62 genome and includes:
- a CDS encoding Hsp20/alpha crystallin family protein; this encodes MLTLRQSPFDLFERLEQQLATAERVPNAEIRETETGYTVRLELPGVDRDSIDVKATDRNLVISAERPATESDDTNALLLSEFRSGTWSRSFRFPHSLDRDQLKASYRDGVLEINAGKAVEHTSVSVKIDS
- a CDS encoding MEKHLA domain-containing protein, with the translated sequence MASEAAWLTTDKQELTGVLLESHQRAFSRPLIATHQPGHSKRLICQNLFACGFPVLAHGTEQDPELSYANAAALQLWETRWDELIGMPSRLTAPETERAERSSALGQAKRLDAVQNYRGIRISRKGRRFMINKARIWTLWDAEEQVCGQAACFSDWWWL
- a CDS encoding diflavin flavoprotein, with protein sequence MVVAPAAPKLSLQCEAIAADTTTIRSLDWDRSRFDIEFGLRNGTTYNAFLVRGERTALIDTSHAKFRDTWIPLLKEQIDPTAIDVLIVSHTEPDHSGLIGDLIDLNPEIEIVGSKVALQFLKDQVHRPFKSRAVKSGEELDLGTNPESGIQHRFEFLSAPNLHWPDTIFSFDHGTGILYTCDAFGLHYCSDDVFDADPGAIAPDFRFYYDCLMGPNARSVLQALKRMDGLPKINTIAVGHGPLLRHHLSHWISDYREWSGQRSKGESYAAVCYLSQYGFSDRISQAIAHGIGKADAQVQLVDLRATDPQELTALIGDAKAVVVPTWPAEPEPDLQTSIGTLLAALHPKQLVGVYDAFGGNDEPIDAVADQLRSQGQKQAFSPLRIKQLPQGSDYQRCEESGTDLGQLLTKEKTIAAMKSLDGDLDKALGRISGGLYVVTASQGEGESQRRSAMVASWVSQASFTPPGLTIAVAKDRAIETLMQVGDRFVLNVLRQDNHQQLMRHFLKRFPPGADRFAGVNVLEGTADGGPVLADALAFLGCRVEQRMEGSDHWIIYAVVEQGNVADAEASTAVHHRKVGNHY
- a CDS encoding NRAMP family divalent metal transporter, encoding MASSTLRRSIGPGILLAGACIGGSYLMSSTTAGARFGFALVGLILLTNLIKYPFLRVGTRFTAATGLSLLEGFQKRNPLYLPLYLVVSLVTGTFTIAAVSFVAGLLLTNVPLLAGLDTYGLSIAVLVVSGLVLLLGHYRALDRLSKLLVVLLTLLTGIAAASLLIRGPVGDVAASWVSTDPSPWTWANLAFLIPLMGWMPGPVEMCVWPSLWMFSRARDTEHTATPKEAEFDFNLGYGVTVVTAMFFVILGAYTMYGSGDGMLAGSGVSFAQKLIKLYTAAMGGWAAWVIIPAAFSAMFSTTLTCLDAYPRSIAAIQGLLRHHDTGDSAPGPMQRRFDIWVIVHFLAAVLALVVAKTGGIGVKDFVFGAMTGSFLTAPLFAWMAMDTINSSLVPVEHRYGRLTQAFCWFGLVFLSGFSLLFIGRFFLGLGG
- a CDS encoding SWIM zinc finger family protein, with amino-acid sequence MTLSNGNNNGITAIGDDGLGQQPWWVEQWMELINGYRFKKRLERAWGYAREGHVTSIRFEGRRVHARVQGTDEAPYKVKLWLDVLNDEDWGYVLEALTQKARWSAQLLAGIMPSDIERAFAASGKRLFPFKLQEVRSECSCPDKANPCKHISAVYFLMGDRFSEDPFVLFQLRGRNRARLLEDLAEHRRKALAERAAAAKEENKVSRSEEATPLPPHAAVQDPALWWRYNRSLDGDLVVITPAMEGDTGLDAAGELPLAEDPRFADARSTFLSNLKAHGQASAQKAMLQAMAAGG